One Halovivax ruber XH-70 genomic region harbors:
- a CDS encoding HVO_A0556 family zinc finger protein yields the protein MAKAESDGDAILWRLRGHSCPSCEDGTLVLKPYKGNRAVVCDGCDTPRAQVWDQV from the coding sequence ATGGCGAAGGCAGAATCCGACGGAGACGCGATACTGTGGCGGTTACGCGGACATTCGTGTCCGAGTTGCGAGGACGGAACGCTCGTCCTGAAACCCTACAAGGGCAACCGGGCCGTGGTCTGTGACGGGTGCGATACCCCACGCGCCCAGGTGTGGGACCAGGTATGA
- a CDS encoding MaoC/PaaZ C-terminal domain-containing protein, whose product MTTDIASPLYYEDLAVGDEWDVGTVTITEDELLEFAERYDPQAFHVDEAAAERHFDGLIASGWHTAAACMRPFVETVLADVAVVAAAGVDDLRWHEPVRPDDALAVEISVVEKAPWSDDRGQVSFRLRATNDAGDPVHTRTDLVIVERRGTA is encoded by the coding sequence ATGACGACCGACATCGCATCGCCGCTGTATTACGAGGATCTCGCCGTCGGCGACGAGTGGGACGTCGGCACTGTCACGATCACCGAGGACGAACTCCTCGAATTCGCCGAGCGCTACGACCCCCAGGCGTTCCACGTCGACGAAGCCGCCGCCGAACGCCACTTCGACGGCCTCATCGCGAGCGGCTGGCACACCGCCGCGGCCTGCATGCGACCGTTCGTCGAGACCGTCCTCGCGGACGTGGCCGTCGTCGCCGCCGCGGGCGTCGACGACCTCCGCTGGCACGAACCGGTTCGGCCCGACGACGCACTCGCCGTCGAGATATCGGTCGTCGAAAAGGCACCCTGGAGCGACGATCGCGGCCAGGTTTCCTTCCGTCTCCGTGCGACGAACGACGCCGGCGACCCGGTCCACACCCGGACCGACCTCGTGATCGTCGAACGACGCGGGACGGCGTGA
- a CDS encoding AMP-binding protein, whose protein sequence is MNPSVSIDARAARWGDRTAIVDVAETDRFAPAGTIDDDRLTYVELATLSSWLADALATQGVEAGETVALLSRNRITGVALLFACRRLGATFAPISHRLTPVSVETPLSLLEPAIVLAESAQRDLVRSVDGARTVALESLFDADGGGADTTVGTDEGPTDTAADPPNHSTPPADGPSRGEDGEATPLLALNGSDGAPIATYSSETVEANCLAAVLTWGLGPTDRTVLLRPLSRPDGLLAVALPILYAGGRLALDRAFDPADAAKAIAAHGATHLVGTADEYRSILASDGGAAALSAVDRAVVSGRTDGELLDSLDACAGTVDRSFGWLGCPNALASDRGTPESTHDQHASSHPEVIGRPFLDVDARLVDDGTVVAGAGTGELAVSGPAVADVVVPDEDAGNASQPRRWRRTETRFRRDERGRYALETGMDGTP, encoded by the coding sequence GTGAATCCCAGCGTGTCCATCGACGCGCGGGCCGCCCGGTGGGGCGACCGAACCGCGATCGTCGACGTCGCCGAGACCGACCGGTTCGCCCCGGCGGGGACCATCGACGACGATCGCCTGACCTACGTCGAACTCGCCACCCTGTCGTCGTGGCTCGCCGACGCGCTGGCAACCCAGGGCGTCGAGGCCGGCGAGACCGTCGCACTCCTCTCGCGCAACCGAATCACCGGCGTCGCACTCCTCTTCGCCTGTCGGCGCCTCGGGGCCACGTTCGCCCCGATCTCGCACCGACTGACCCCAGTCAGCGTGGAGACGCCGCTCTCGCTGCTCGAGCCGGCAATCGTGCTCGCCGAATCCGCCCAGCGCGACCTCGTCCGAAGCGTCGATGGCGCCCGGACGGTCGCGCTCGAATCGCTCTTCGACGCCGACGGTGGCGGGGCCGACACGACCGTCGGCACGGACGAGGGGCCAACCGACACTGCCGCCGACCCACCCAACCATTCGACGCCACCCGCAGACGGCCCGAGTCGGGGTGAAGACGGCGAAGCGACCCCACTGCTGGCCCTCAACGGGAGCGACGGCGCGCCGATCGCCACGTACTCGTCCGAAACGGTCGAGGCGAACTGTCTCGCGGCGGTCCTGACGTGGGGGCTCGGACCGACCGATCGGACGGTCCTCCTTCGGCCGCTCTCACGACCGGACGGGCTCCTCGCCGTCGCATTGCCGATCCTCTACGCGGGCGGTCGACTCGCTCTCGATCGGGCGTTCGACCCAGCCGACGCGGCGAAAGCGATCGCGGCCCACGGAGCGACCCACCTCGTCGGAACGGCGGACGAGTATCGGTCGATCCTCGCGAGTGACGGCGGCGCTGCGGCACTTTCCGCCGTCGATCGAGCAGTCGTCTCGGGGCGAACCGACGGCGAACTCCTCGACTCACTCGACGCGTGCGCCGGGACCGTCGACCGATCGTTCGGCTGGCTGGGCTGTCCGAACGCGCTCGCGAGCGACCGTGGGACGCCCGAATCCACACACGACCAGCACGCGAGTTCCCACCCAGAGGTGATCGGCCGCCCGTTCCTCGACGTCGACGCCCGGCTGGTCGACGACGGGACCGTCGTGGCGGGTGCGGGAACCGGTGAACTTGCCGTATCCGGGCCGGCCGTGGCCGACGTTGTGGTCCCCGACGAGGACGCGGGGAACGCTTCACAGCCACGACGGTGGCGACGGACGGAGACCCGATTCCGGCGCGACGAACGCGGTCGATATGCGCTGGAGACGGGCATGGACGGGACGCCCTGA
- a CDS encoding acyl-CoA dehydrogenase family protein, which translates to MIERFTIDERHEAQRERVRDFCEREVDPRVDELEAAGEFPEALVRRLGEEDFVGVPYPTDVGGADRDFRSFAITVEELARSWKLLAGAVNIACGLVGYPLATFGDDRKREEWLGNVCSGDWIPAFALTEPEAGSDAAALETTARLEGDEWVIDGHKWWTTHGAVADLLLIVARTSDPADKQGADPTDGAADDGATDDAAGGGARHDGISIIGVPRPHERDGIEVVRNIPCMEGDVAVESELRFDGLRVPADNLVGEAGRGFRYIMEGLDIGRLGTAAQGVGIAQGAFAASRDFADDREQFGQPIREFQGVSFSLADMAARTEAARLLTLAAADRRDRGERITQDAAMAKTFATDAAMEIATDAVQVHGARGYSTDYPVERYMREAKGTQIYDGTNEINRLVVANRLYE; encoded by the coding sequence ATGATCGAACGGTTTACCATAGACGAACGCCACGAGGCCCAGCGCGAGCGCGTCCGGGATTTCTGCGAGCGCGAGGTCGACCCCCGCGTCGACGAACTCGAAGCGGCGGGTGAGTTTCCGGAGGCTCTCGTCAGACGGCTCGGCGAAGAAGATTTCGTCGGTGTTCCATACCCCACCGACGTCGGCGGCGCGGACCGGGACTTCCGGTCGTTCGCGATCACGGTCGAGGAACTGGCCCGCTCGTGGAAGCTGCTCGCGGGTGCGGTCAACATCGCTTGCGGCCTCGTCGGCTACCCGCTCGCGACGTTCGGCGACGACCGAAAGCGCGAAGAGTGGCTCGGGAACGTCTGCTCCGGCGACTGGATCCCGGCGTTCGCGCTCACCGAACCCGAGGCGGGAAGCGACGCTGCGGCGCTCGAAACCACCGCCCGGCTCGAGGGTGACGAGTGGGTCATCGACGGCCACAAGTGGTGGACCACGCACGGCGCCGTCGCCGACCTCCTCCTGATCGTCGCACGAACGAGTGATCCGGCCGACAAACAGGGGGCCGATCCGACCGATGGAGCGGCGGACGACGGTGCGACGGACGACGCGGCGGGTGGCGGCGCTCGCCACGACGGGATCAGCATCATCGGCGTCCCGCGCCCCCACGAGCGAGACGGGATCGAGGTCGTCCGGAACATTCCGTGCATGGAGGGCGACGTGGCCGTCGAGAGCGAACTCCGCTTCGACGGTCTTCGGGTCCCGGCCGACAACCTCGTCGGCGAAGCGGGCCGCGGCTTTCGCTACATCATGGAAGGGCTCGACATCGGCCGGCTCGGCACGGCGGCCCAGGGCGTCGGCATCGCCCAGGGCGCGTTCGCCGCCAGCCGCGACTTCGCCGACGACCGCGAGCAGTTCGGCCAGCCCATCCGCGAGTTTCAGGGCGTGAGTTTCTCGCTCGCGGACATGGCGGCTCGAACCGAGGCGGCTCGCCTCCTTACGCTCGCCGCAGCCGACCGTCGAGATCGCGGCGAGCGGATCACCCAGGACGCGGCGATGGCCAAGACGTTCGCGACCGACGCCGCGATGGAGATCGCGACCGACGCCGTCCAGGTCCACGGCGCTCGCGGCTACTCGACCGACTACCCCGTCGAGCGCTACATGCGCGAGGCGAAGGGGACCCAAATATACGACGGAACCAACGAGATCAACCGCCTCGTCGTCGCCAACCGTCTCTACGAGTGA
- a CDS encoding alpha/beta fold hydrolase has protein sequence MPTVSNDGVSLHYEVDGAGTPVVFVNEAGFGGWSWGWQHRAVAGPYRSVVWDLRGTGRSDAPDGPYELETLVDDLEAILQALDARNAHVVGAGLGGVIALQAARDSTRIETLTVIGTPARTEAVDRDALVVDRDRAALRASTESLLSSSFRADQPDVVDGIAEWRADGDADPASTRAQLDAASGFDATAWGYELTTPTLVVHGTADSVVPHDAGRRLAESLPRGELRSIDGSDHLPQIERSRAVNDHLLGFLADQTDDE, from the coding sequence ATGCCGACGGTTTCGAACGACGGCGTCTCGCTGCACTACGAGGTCGACGGAGCGGGGACGCCGGTCGTCTTCGTGAACGAAGCGGGCTTCGGCGGCTGGTCCTGGGGGTGGCAACACCGGGCCGTCGCGGGCCCCTACCGGAGCGTGGTCTGGGACCTCCGGGGGACGGGCCGCTCCGACGCCCCCGACGGGCCCTACGAACTCGAGACGCTCGTGGACGATCTCGAGGCGATCCTCCAGGCGCTCGACGCCCGCAACGCACACGTCGTCGGAGCCGGCCTCGGCGGCGTGATCGCGCTGCAGGCCGCCCGCGACTCGACACGGATCGAGACGCTCACGGTGATCGGGACGCCCGCACGGACGGAGGCGGTCGATCGTGACGCACTCGTCGTCGACCGGGATCGAGCCGCCCTCCGGGCGTCGACCGAATCGCTCCTCTCGTCGTCCTTCCGGGCCGACCAGCCGGACGTCGTCGACGGCATCGCCGAGTGGCGCGCAGACGGTGACGCCGATCCGGCGTCCACGCGCGCCCAGCTCGACGCCGCCTCCGGGTTCGACGCGACGGCGTGGGGCTACGAACTGACGACGCCGACGCTCGTCGTCCACGGCACCGCAGACTCGGTCGTCCCCCACGACGCCGGTCGCCGCCTCGCCGAGTCGCTCCCCCGTGGCGAATTGCGATCGATCGACGGCAGCGACCACCTGCCACAGATCGAACGGTCGCGGGCGGTCAACGATCACCTGCTCGGGTTTCTGGCGGACCAGACAGACGACGAATAG
- a CDS encoding type 1 glutamine amidotransferase → MRRPRLALLDASHGDENVPRNYRRELSASLAEFDVTAGSLPTDYDVDGVVVTGSRSSVYWDEDWIEATKAWVEGAIDRGVPCLGVCWGHQLLADVLGGEVADMGVYEIGYHEIDRTTDESVLLAGIDETFLAFTTHSDAVVDLPPKAIELARNEYSNHAFRRDRVFGVQFHPEYDAQSARDLTMEKELDDDRRERVLAGITDENARRAAGAKQLFENFVAYVEGGAGVSDATDGAERVDAD, encoded by the coding sequence ATGCGCCGACCGCGACTCGCCTTGCTCGATGCCAGCCACGGAGACGAGAACGTCCCACGGAACTACCGCCGCGAGCTGTCGGCCTCGCTCGCCGAATTCGACGTGACGGCTGGGTCGCTGCCGACGGACTACGACGTCGACGGCGTGGTCGTCACCGGGTCGCGATCGTCGGTCTACTGGGACGAAGACTGGATCGAGGCGACGAAGGCGTGGGTCGAGGGCGCGATCGACCGCGGGGTTCCCTGCCTCGGCGTCTGCTGGGGTCACCAGTTACTCGCCGACGTACTCGGCGGCGAGGTCGCCGATATGGGCGTCTACGAGATCGGCTACCACGAGATCGACCGGACGACCGACGAGTCGGTCCTGCTAGCGGGCATCGACGAGACGTTCCTTGCCTTTACGACCCACTCTGACGCGGTCGTCGACCTCCCCCCGAAGGCGATCGAACTTGCCAGGAACGAGTACTCGAACCACGCCTTCCGCCGCGATCGCGTCTTCGGCGTCCAGTTCCATCCAGAGTACGACGCCCAGAGCGCCCGCGATCTGACGATGGAGAAGGAGCTGGACGACGACCGTCGCGAGCGCGTCCTCGCCGGCATCACCGACGAGAACGCCCGGCGAGCCGCCGGAGCCAAGCAACTCTTCGAGAACTTCGTGGCGTACGTCGAGGGCGGAGCCGGCGTGTCCGACGCCACCGACGGCGCCGAACGCGTCGACGCCGACTGA
- the trmY gene encoding tRNA (pseudouridine(54)-N(1))-methyltransferase TrmY: MRQFVCLAHEVPTTPSFSLDDLAGGAGRLDALCRSLTAALLRSHGIREDVRVHLVLQDELTISVDGREVRRLNPDERSTAARIRTALEHRDEAIGALPAEPSPGFEVYRRGFAATLDELADEATIVHLHEDGDPLVVGPLPEEPAFVLSDHGDFTDAERETLAEYTDRRVRLGPHALHADQAITVAHHALDTDGYERF; this comes from the coding sequence ATGCGCCAGTTCGTCTGTCTCGCCCACGAGGTGCCGACGACGCCGTCGTTCTCGCTCGACGACCTCGCGGGCGGCGCCGGTCGCTTGGACGCCCTCTGCAGATCGTTGACGGCCGCCCTCCTGCGCTCGCACGGCATCCGCGAAGATGTCCGCGTCCACCTCGTCCTGCAGGACGAACTCACGATCTCCGTCGACGGGCGCGAGGTCCGCCGGCTGAACCCCGACGAGCGCTCGACGGCCGCCCGCATCAGGACGGCCCTCGAACACCGCGACGAGGCCATCGGCGCGCTCCCGGCCGAACCGAGCCCCGGCTTCGAGGTGTATCGGCGCGGCTTCGCGGCGACACTCGACGAGCTCGCCGACGAGGCGACGATCGTCCACCTTCACGAGGACGGCGACCCGCTGGTCGTGGGCCCGCTCCCCGAGGAACCGGCGTTCGTCCTCTCCGATCACGGCGACTTCACCGACGCCGAACGCGAGACGCTCGCCGAGTACACCGATCGCCGCGTTCGTCTGGGTCCGCACGCGCTGCACGCCGACCAGGCGATCACCGTCGCTCACCACGCGCTCGACACGGACGGCTACGAGCGATTCTGA